The following are encoded together in the Pectobacterium punjabense genome:
- a CDS encoding ExbD/TolR family protein: MRNWNEPKKQKAHIDLVPMIDVMMFLLVFFVLISMNVIPALGLKTQLPAAGSAQQLKPQKKAIITLGAQDHLELDGQPMALSDLVTTLQQQQQDQQTTIIINSDKSVEVERLVAVMDTLRQGGFSSISIATRKS, translated from the coding sequence ATGAGAAACTGGAACGAACCTAAAAAGCAGAAAGCCCACATCGATTTAGTTCCCATGATCGATGTGATGATGTTCCTGTTGGTCTTCTTTGTCCTGATCAGCATGAACGTTATTCCAGCGCTAGGCCTGAAAACACAGCTCCCCGCCGCAGGCAGCGCACAGCAACTTAAACCGCAGAAGAAAGCGATCATCACACTGGGCGCACAGGATCATCTTGAGCTGGACGGACAGCCGATGGCACTGAGCGATCTCGTTACGACGCTGCAACAGCAGCAACAAGACCAGCAAACCACCATCATTATCAACAGCGATAAAAGCGTCGAGGTTGAGCGTCTGGTCGCCGTCATGGATACCCTGCGTCAAGGGGGCTTTTCGTCCATTTCTATCGCAACCCGGAAATCGTGA